One stretch of Glycine soja cultivar W05 chromosome 7, ASM419377v2, whole genome shotgun sequence DNA includes these proteins:
- the LOC114418978 gene encoding uncharacterized protein LOC114418978 translates to MEGRKKMGSSSFTSELFGSNQFQKSAASGIFESMFPPPSKVLGRESLRSEVCEKTANERWSSKIDYISKGSDGETQSTTHKDMSSIYQEQRLQPCQLSSSIHYGGQDICSCPKSTQDSGYNSLLYKKDGVEDDLGSNLWQGGPYY, encoded by the exons atggaaggaaggaaaaaaatgggttcttcttctttcacttCTGAGCTCTTTGGATCCAACCAGTTCCAGAAATCTGCTGCTTCTGGAATTTTTGAATCTATGTTTCCTCCACCGTCTAAG GTGTTAGGGAGAGAGTCTCTGCGTTCTGAAGTGTGTGAGAAAACTGCCAATGAGAGGTGGAGCTCCAAAATTG ATTACATCAGCAAGGGAAGTGATGGTGAAACTCAGAGCACGACACATAAGGATATGAGTTCTATCTATCAGGAACAAAGACTTCAACCATGTCAACTTAGCTCATCAATCCATTATGGTGGCCAGGACATATGTTCTTGTCCCAAGAGTACACAAGATTCAGGATACAACTCTTTG CTGTACAAGAAAGATGGGGTTGAAGATGATTTAGGAAGTAACCTGTGGCAAG GGGGTCCCTATTATTAA
- the LOC114418979 gene encoding putative lipid-transfer protein DIR1 encodes MEGCVKKLLCLVGFVVLVSTIGGVESAGECGKSTTPDNEAYKLAPCASAAQDENASVSQSCCAQVKKIGQNPSCLCAVLLSNTAKMAGVNPQVAVTIPKRCNLANRPVGYKCGPYTLP; translated from the exons ATGGAGGGTTGTGTGAAGAAGTTGCTATGCCTTGTTGGGTTTGTGGTGCTTGTGAGTACTATTGGTGGGGTGGAGAGTGCTGGTGAATGTGGGAAATCTACAACCCCAGATAATGAGGCTTATAAGCTTGCACCATGTGCCTCAGCAGCACAAGATGAGAATGCTAGTGTTTCTCAGAGTTGCTGTGCTCAGGTGAAGAAAATTGGGCAGAACCCTAGTTGCCTCTGTGCAGTTCTTCTCTCTAACACAGCCAAAATGGCTGGCGTCAACCCTCAAGTTGCTGTCACCATCCCCAAGCGTTGTAACCTGGCTAATCGCCCTGTTGGTTACAAGTGTGGAC CTTACACTCTGCCTTGA
- the LOC114418981 gene encoding rop guanine nucleotide exchange factor 7-like codes for MDSTFTQQEVREQTQQHQHQKKHCGPLVRLSRRSTNPNPFSILVFWVSKSLRSLCFRVQLSQQGFCLRRIQYHHGMVINTPVLHASSSSEEEEEEGKASHAAMEGLSLAEKSTEAVEESNKGIENGSKRETFADLIEEKGRESSFSSEFLSSETTHGEHSRSSTEDSSSSPSVGWPVQEIAASDCASPHGSEDGEKKHLVLENKEFEKRVSALPEVEMMKERFAKLLLGEDMSGCGNGVTTALAISNAITNLCATLFGQLWRLEPLRSEKKAMWRREIEWFLSVSDHIVELTPNWQTFPDGSKLEVMTCRPRSDLYVNLPALRKLDNMLLEILDSFVNTEFWYIDQGVLAPDADGPSSFRQALQRQEEKWWLPVPRVPPCGLNENSRKQLQHKRDSTNQILKAAMAINSITLAEMDIPESYLESLPKNARVSLGDVIYRYITSDHFSPECLLACLDLSSEHQAIEIANRAEASMYIWRKRTNSKPASISARSSSRTSWEMVKDLMVDADKRDLFAERAESLLLSLKQRFPGLPQTALDMSKIQYNKDIGKAILESYSRVLESLAFNMVARIDDVLYVDDLTKNSDKISSLSKVGVVTHKSISVPHSVPIPGTPYKSAFGTPTLSPAHGISSPAKLGKSPLINDSNLPQRGSGIKKSLTDFLSIDPKGKESGSSIEKQVPESNTLDEVTTCETDVESSDCTEGGASPSILDRKWHV; via the exons ATGGATAGTACTTTCACCCAACAAGAAGTGAGAGAGCAAACccaacaacatcaacatcagAAGAAGCATTGTGGCCCTTTGGTGAGGCTCAGTAGAAGGTCCACTAATCCTAACCCATTTTCCATTCTGGTGTTCTGGGTGTCTAAATCTCTTAGAAGTTTGTGTTTCAGAGTTCAGCTCTCACAACAAGGGTTTTGCTTGAGGAGGATTCAGTACCATCATGGCATGGTGATTAACACCCCTGTTCTccatgcttcttcttcttctgaagaagaagaagaagaagggaaagcTTCTCATGCTGCAATGGAGGGTTTGAGTTTGGCTGAGAAGAGTACTGAGGCTGTTGAAGAAAGTAATAAAGGAATTGAAAATGGTTCAAAGAGAGAAACTTTTGCTGATTTGATTGAAGAAAAGGGTCGTGAGAGCAGTTTCAGCTCTGAGTTTCTGTCATCTGAGACCACTCATGGCGAGCATAGTAGGAGTAGCACTGAGGactcatcttcatctccttctgtGGGGTGGCCGGTTCAGGAAATTGCTGCATCTGATTGTGCTAGTCCTCATGGAAGTGAAGATGGTGAGAAGAAGCACTTGGTTTTGGAGAATAAGGAGTTTGAGAAACGAGTTTCAGCCTTGCCAG AGGTTGAGATGATGAAGGAGAGGTTTGCAAAATTGTTACTTGGAGAAGATATGTCAGGTTGCGGAAATGGGGTCACTACAGCCCTGGCTATTTCAAATGCCATAACCAATCTATGTG CTACCCTCTTTGGGCAACTTTGGAGATTAGAGCCCCTACGTTCAGAGAAGAAAGCAATGTGGCGACGAGAAATAGAGTGGTTTCTTTCTGTCAGTGATCATATAGTTGAATTGACACCTAATTGGCAGACCTTTCCAGATGGAAGCAAGCTTGAG GTCATGACCTGTCGACCACGCTCAGATCTTTATGTCAATCTTCCAGCTCTGCGCAAATTAGATAACATGCTTCTT GAAATTCTAGATAGTTTTGTCAATACAGAGTTCTGGTATATAGACCAAGGGGTTCTAGCTCCAGATGCTGATGGTCCATCTTCTTTTCGACAAGCACTTCAGCGACAGGAGGAGAAATGGTGGCTTCCTGTACCGCGAGTCCCTCCATGTGGCCTAAATGAAAACTCAAGGAAGCAGTTGCAGCACAAGCGTGATTCCACAAACCAAATATTAAAGGCTGCAATGGCCATTAACAGCATCACTTTAGCTGAAATGGACATCCCTGAGTCCTATTTGGAATCTCTTCCAAAG AATGCTAGAGTAAGCTTGGGGGATGTTATTTATCGTTATATCACATCGGATCATTTCTCTCCTGAGTGCTTGCTAGCTTGCCTTGATTTATCTTCTGAGCATCAAGCTATAGAGATTGCGAACCGAGCCGAGGCTTCCATGTATATTTGGCGTAAAAGGACAAACTCCAAGCCTGCCAGTATCAGTGCCAGGTCTAGTTCAAGAACATCATGGGAAATGGTCAAGGATCTGATGGTTGATGCAGACAAAAGGGATTTGTTTGCAGAGAGAGCAGAAAGCCTTTTGCTTTCCTTGAAGCAGCGTTTTCCTGGTCTCCCTCAAACAGCCTTGGATATGAGCAAAATCCAATACAACAAG GATATTGGGAAAGCCATTCTGGAGAGCTACTCTCGCGTGCTAGAGAGTTTGGCGTTTAACATGGTAGCGCGAATTGATGATGTGCTCTATGTAGACGACTTGACCAAAAATTCAGATAAAATCTCATCTCTCTCAAAAGTTGGTGTAGTTACTCACAAGAGTATATCAGTTCCACACTCAGTGCCTATCCCAGGCACTCCATATAAATCGGCTTTCGGCACGCCAACCCTTTCTCCAGCACATGGGATTAGTAGTCCTGCCAAGCTAGGGAAGTCCCCACTCATCAATGACAGCAACCTTCCCCAAAGAGGGTCAGGGATCAAGAAGTCTTTGACTGATTTTCTTAGCATTGATCCAAAAGGGAAGGAAAGTGGCAGTTCAATTGAGAAACAAGTTCCAGAATCAAATACACTTGATGAAGTGACAACATGTGAAACAGATGTGGAGTCCAGTGATTGCACAGAAGGTGGTGCCAGCCCAAGTATCTTGGACCGGAAATGGCACGTGTGA